AGGAGCGTTCACATCCTTATTGTTTAATTAATTCCTGTACAAAGAAGGATCCATCATAGGATTAGCTGGATGTTGCTGTGTGTAGGATATGGCTTGAAAAACTAAAATTGCATGCAAGAAAGTAGGATAAAATGAGCTACAAATTTTGATTACAGTATAGAATGGAACAATGGGAAAAGGACATGGCTGAAAAtattgaaatttacattatgttCTAATGTTAGGAGAATTTTTATAAACGATGTACTGTTAGTGTAAGTCaccagagaaattgtctagaatgtataaaggcacTTCAAATTTATATTGGAAATGTGTGAATAATACACATTTCAGCATTTTGGATACAAATTCAGTAGATTTTAAAGACTAATGTATACTTGAAACCAGATACtttccttttgggaaaaatggatAGACAGCTGCAAAAAAAGTCATGCaactttgtttttgtattttgcaaTTGCAGCAAGATTATGATATGCTCAAAAGATTCAGCACTCCCTACAATGGAGGAAGGGTTGGTTTAGGTAACCATATCGTGTTTGCTACAAAGTAAATCAAAAGcttctttttcctatttttatcttttctttttgcacctttgatgtctctctctctttttattctttatattaatttttgttagtatttatcttcttttataaacttaataaaatgtatataagaaaaaataaagttaCAGAACCATAATTAAGGAACTTGTATTTTTCGCAAAAAAGAAAAGCATACAATATTACATGATTCCTTAGCACATCATCTTCATGCTTGGAGTTCATGATTGGAGTTAGCCCCATTTCATAGAACCATGGAatcactgagttggaagggaccttggaggtcttctagtccaactccctgcccaaggcaggagtccttaaccattctggacaagtggttgtccaatcttgtcTTGAAGTTTTCCagctccaggaggcaagctgttccattgattgatcacTCTGTCACGAAATTCATCtctattttcaggttgaatctccctctgatgagcttccacccattgcttctagtcTTGCCATCAGGCGCAGTGGAGAACAAATGGACGCCCCCTTCCTCATGGCAATCCttgaagtactggaagactgctgccATGTCTCCCCTTCAATAGTCTAAACAAATCTAATACCCTTAGCCGTTTGTTGTATGAGTTTGCCTCCAgatccctgatcatctttgttgctcttctctgcactctttctagggcctcagcatccTTTTCTTATCATGCTGACCAGAATTGAACGCAGAATTTTGAATGTGGCCTTACTAGTGCATTATAGAGGGGTACTGTCACTTCCCTTGGTCTCTCCACTGATGCAGCTAGAACTgcgctggcttttttggcagctgtagcacattgCCGACTCATACCTCAGCAATGATCCACCAGGATacctagatccctctcagagtTGTTATTGTACTGTCAATCCAGGTACCTtctatacctatgcattttgtttttccacCTATGTGCGGGATCGTACTTTTCTCACCggtgaactgcatcttgttggatagggcccaatgctcaagtctgccaagatccttctgaatcttgactcTGTCATCTAAAAGGTTGGCAAACACCCTCCCCGCAGCTTGCTGTCAGTTGCAAAGAattccctttctattccctcatctagacCACTTATGAAGACATTGAAGAGTGCTGGGCCCAAGATCGAACCTTGAGGTCCCCactgggtctatgacaattcactatggccaactcgccatgaccaACTTCCCACCACCAATTCACCACAGCTAACTCGCTACAGCTGCCATAGCcatctcgccacaggacaacttgccacaggaccaGTGTTAcagtaatatcaaagaaatgatggaatagaatcattaaagaaagaatgcaaaaggagggacagaataaaatgtgaatggcaaaaattaaaatatttttaatttattttaaaaaattatatagaattattgtcctgcagcgagttgtcctatggtgagttggccatagtgagttggctgcagcaagttggctatAGCAAGTTGTCCCATCCCCCACCCTTCACATGCTTCTCTCCATATAGATGTagctccattgaggactacatgctgGATGCAGTTTGGTTAGCCAATTGCTAATCCACctggtggtggtactgtctatcccacatgGTTCTACCTTACCAAGAAGCAGACtgtggtctattttgtcaaatgccttaatgAAGTCCAAATATACAGCAGCCACAGAATTTCCCTGATCTACttatttagtcactttatcaaagaaggtaataagatttgtctggcatggtctgtttttaacaaactcatGCTGGCTTCCAGTAATCACCTTGTTCATTTACTAGATGCTCATAAATCCTCTGCTTGATTACCTTTTCCAGTATTTTTCCAGACGTTGCTGTCTAGAGGCACATCCTTAAAAAATAAACTGTCCCCGCAGCCCACTAGAAGTGTGAAGTCCTATTCTGAAAGAGGAAAAGATTTGTAGCATAGGATTGAAGTGatggctgtttccttgcagacatttcattacccaaagtaggcaATTTCATCAGTGATGGATCTGATGGAAGTCCAGcattgttgatgttacctagtttggataatgaaatatctgcaagaaaacagccaagctccgaGAGCTCCAAAGGCCCCTCAAGTGCCATTCTGTCAGCTGATAGATTCTGCCCTAAAAGGTgtaggtgacttttttttttttaggcagatGTAATTGGTCAGGTCAGCAAACAAATTTTAGAGAGCCTCACAAAAATGGAAGACAGATTGAGCAGAAGTTGGACTTCTGAGCAGTTTCTGCTCCTCTTTATGCTGTACTCTTTGTTCTTGCATGTGGTGCTGGGCAGCTGCTTGCAGTAGCCTTTTTTTCCCTCGGAAGAAGGCGAGTGCAGAAAGGCCACCGGCCCCTGGTCATTTCCTTCAAGGCTCCTCTCTTTGCTTGCAGGACACTGCTTTTCCACCTGACCAGAGGCCATTTTGCATTAGGACTCGAGAGTTTCTGCCACCAGCTGGTGTTCTACGTCCATTATGCAGAGAATCTGGAAGCGGCCCAGAACATCCTTAAGGTACGTCCTTATTGCTTACATGTCAGATGAGGCGGTGCTTTATGCCCAGCATTCCctgctctcctccctcccctccacccaGTTTTTTCTTTCAGCTGTCTGTTCTTGACAGCCAAGGGCATCcttgggttggtttttttggccaAGATCTTGGTCTGGAGATGAGGCTGGGGATCTGTTCTCAGAACTTGCTGGCCAGCCACCCTGACCTGCTTCTTCCCTTCACTGGGGTGCATCTGTAGAAACTGGTAAAGAAGAACAAAGCTTTTTCCCGCTTCAAGAAGCTTCAGGAATCCCGTCCAGAGCTTAAAGGTTGCCGGCTGGAAGAGCTGCTGTCGCTGCCCCTGCAAAGGCTCCATCAGTAAGTGACAGAAGAGCCGAGTCTTCTTTCTCTGGATGGGAAGCCAACCTTCACCTGCCACTCCTCCCTGTACTCCTGAGGGAGGCTGTTGGGGGCCATGACCGAAAGAGCTTTGCCTCACTGCTTGCTTTGCAAGGTGGGGTTGagatggggggcgggggcaggcaggcaggctgggcTCTCTGATGTGCAGCTAGAGGCAGTTGCTTAAATCTCCTCCTCTGATATTTGTTTGGTAGATATAGGCACCTCCTGCAGGATTTGGTGGAGCACACTCCCCCAGAGAGCTCTGGATTTGACCAACTCCAAGGTAGGATTCTAACTAAACCCTGTGATACGCTCCTGAATTTTTGCCTTCAGCTGTTCGGCTCTTCATCACAGCAGCAGAGACCCCTGATTCTTGCCTGACAGAATTTTGTAGGGTTGGCTTTTCTCCCCTTCCCAGTTAGCCAGGCAGGAAAACAGGTGAAGTTGCTCTTGGGTGATATGCTGTCACTTGCAGGGTCCCTAAAGTCTGTTTTGGAGGTCCTGCATCGAGTCCAGGAAATTGCTCGTGTCCATGAGAACCTATTGATGATGAGACAGATACAGAAACAGCTCAAGGGACGGAAGACCCAAGTGCTGGCTCCAGGTGAGGCCTCTGTGTTGGTTATCAAGTCCTCATGCTAGACAATCATGATGAGGCTATAACTAAACACAGGTCAGACATAGAATAAAACCAGCAATTAATGCTACAATATAaggatcaggctagaaaccaggagaccatgaattttAGTCCTGCCAGCTGGAGTATCCTTGGGCTGGTCCTTCTTTCTCAATCCTAGGAAGGAGAAGATAGGCAAacatttctgaatttttgccaagaaagctgcagggacttctccagacagttgccagaagtcaacactgatttgaaggcacATACACAAAAAAAGGCAAACACAATGAAATCAGTATCTTTACCAACTATAAAGAAGAAATAttctaatcctttttttaaactaACAAATCTGACTTCAAGCTCAGTTCTGGGGGGAATCGTTTAAAGAACAGGAATACCGGGTGGGGAAACCTATCAGCCCAATGAGGCATGCAATCAACTGCCCAAGCTTTTGACCCATCAGAGGACTTTCAAGTGACTGGTGCACCAGTGAACAAGGCATGTTGTTTCATAAATGTTTATCTAATGAAATGGAGAAGTAAAGAGGAGCAAAATAAAGAATGGCCTTACTATGTGACTTGTGAAGCAGGTGGGAGAAGCACAGTTGAACCAAGTTCATCTTCATCACCTAGGACCCTCTGGGTCAACAGGGGAAATATGTTACACAGACATCTGTGAAAGCAGAGCTAGACCTACCTGTGTGACACTAGTGGGGATTTAGAGTTACCATCAGTGTGGGGACTCCCTGGTCCAATTCAGGGGGTTGGGAAACTGCTACCTGCTCTTAGTTAATGTGCCAGTTGAAGTATTACCTGCCAAACATAGATGGAGGCTAGGAAAATCCAATGAGTACAAAGTGCTACTTTGGATTAGTGGATAATTTTAGTAGTAATAAGGGGCTGGCTTGGACTTTCAGAAAcagaaagtcttgctacatggaGCTCTCAAGGGTTCGTTCTGCAACCCTTCTCTCTCCACAGCTGCTTTTCCAGAGTGcacagaacgttgttaccttcccaccaaaggggcacttattattattattacttgcatttgcatgctttctaactgcttggtgggcaggagctggggcaggaacagagtatacacgcacgcacacacacaaaagaaaacacacacaaaagaaaaccTATTGTAAACTTATTTTCCATATACCTTCAGATATTGGTATTTTTGTACAATGCCTTAAatctatttcatggagggaaatgGAGTCTAAAATAAATCTCTTGACATGTTAGGAATCCAGCTATCATTTGGAAATGCTGTCTCATATGTTTTTTGAAGTCAACAACTGAGTTGAATTATGTTCCAGTGGTTTGCCTCAGCGATCGGTGTCGCTAATCCCTCTGCATTTCCCAGAGAAACCACTCCTGGGGTCACCGATGGCCTTCAGGTGGTTTCAGAGCTTGCTTAATACGTTCCTGGGTTTCTGTCCTTTTTCCATGCAGGGCGTCGGTATCTCCAGGAAGGTTGGCTGATGGAAGTCCCCTCCAAGGGGAAGGAGATGCAGCGCAGGAGGTGCTTCCTTTTCTCTGATATCTTGTTGTTAACCAAGCCTTGCCACCCGCTCCATCCTTGGAATTCACACAAGTTTGCTTGCCAGGCTGTTTACCCTCTCAGTCACTGTGTTGTGGAGAAGGTCTTTGGTCACACCCAGAGCCAAGGAGGGCTGCTCAGTGTAAGTGTTCTTCCTTCACTCCCAGGGTCTGCCAGtgtgctggctcctctcccctgAAACCCATGGTTGATCTATGATGGAAGGTAATGTGGGAGGCACAACTGGGGTTAGTGCCAGGAAGGGACAGTAAGCATTGATGACTCCATAGCCAGGGACTTCGGGGTGGGTGAACTGGGAACATTTTCTTTTGGCCATACAGCAGTTTCctgtcctttttctcttttcagcTCTCTTTCCCACAAAAAAAGTTACTATTGATGTCTTGCGATCAGGAGGACTTTGCCAAATGGCACCAGAATCTGGTGGTGGCTATCAGGTAGGCTACATCCCTCCTGCTTCTTCTCTAAAGTACTCTGAATAACATTTAAGGAATCATTTATTACAACCCAACAAGGGTTAATTAGGCTGAGGCAGTGACCACATTGTAAGTATCATAGTGAGTCTGGGGCTTCCCTGGTCAACTCTTCCACTACAGCCACTGATTCAATTTCTGCCCAAAATGATCTCTGGCTGAGCCAGACCCAGAGACAGTGCTTTAGttcaaggcaggggtctgcaaccttaaacagtcaaagagccatttggaccaggggtgaaatgctcctggttcagaccggatcatccgatctgatagtgatggcggtgggtgattcagagaaccggtatagCAAAAATCCCCTGCCCCGCAGAGCCGCGTcatcatttggggtttttttttttaacttttaaaagcattttttcttcagctgaaaaaatgcttttaaaagtaaaaaaaaaaagcctttgatgatcgtgcggctcagctgggatcctcaggaccctttaaactcttttttaacaaccttttcagcagaagaggttgtaaaaaaaaaaacttttaaaaagctcctctggcgatcccagctgagttacctgattactagaacctttaaaaaacatgttgttAAAaagatccttttaagaggttctggcgatcaggcaagttcagctgggatcgtcagaggagccttttatctttttttcctctggcgatcccagctgagttgcctgatcatcacaggcttttaaattcattttttaacgacctcttacaacagcccccgcccatgcccacccaattgcctgtccccacttgcctaattgctgcttctttcaggctcgctaagccttgctttccttcggctgctgcaatcagttgcatcagctagcaactgaatctgcctgcctgcaatccatctcctcggtgagcaactcaatctgcctttgctgactaaggaactctgggagttgaagtccacaaaccttaaagttactaaggttggagacctctgatctaaaaaatataaataaaataataaaataaaatatttgtgcagctttctgagatttggtgtgtttctgtagtgtttcactctaactacacaaacacaaaatctcacaaagctgtatgtggcattgtgtgtgtgtgtgtgtgtgagtaagttgtgttgtgtaaagtgtgtaaagtgtgaaagttggtttttgagctttttatggctgtgtgaagttcctgcttgttgcaggggctattttgggtgaggtgcagctgcttttacattgtgtgtgagtcagttgtgttgtgttgtgttttgtgtgtatgtaaagtgtaaaagttggtttttgagctttttatggctgtgtgaggttcctgcttgttgcagaggccattttgggtgaagtgcagctgcttttacattgtgtgtgagtcagttgtgttgtgttgtgtgtaaagtgtgaaagttggtttttggtacctcttatttttttgtatactttattatttttattacttattgttattggccagacCTAGCCagttatctgaccaccaagccacacccaccaattaagccatgcccacagaaccggtagggaaaatttttagattttacctgatttggacccatttcccacaggaaaaaaaaaacagtgggagccacaaaacctgggtgggcgtggccaagttgatgtcactcactcccataccctagccacacctacccagccacaaaaccatTTTCTatgtctctccccctctccctatcttccccCCTCTCCCACCCTTTCtgtatcttccccttcccccctctatctttctcccccccctctgtATATCACTGTTTCTGCCTCACCCCAtctctgtgtatcactctgtgtgtctctgtgtgtgtctctctctctctctctctctctctctctctctctctcccccgtgTGTATCACtctgtctccccccccctctctctctctcttggaaagCTGCGGCTGGGCCAAGGCAGCAAGCTCTTCTTTGAGCACTTCGCTActccttttatttattctttttggaAATCTGGGCTGGATGAGAAAATATCGGCAGCAGCTGTGGCGGCTTCCCTTCCACTGActgtcctcctccttccccccccttctcctcTCGTGACCtcctggctggctgtggctgagccaggagcaAGCGCACGGAGACTCTGCGCAACCGAGCGCCAAAGCGCAGCAAAGGCACACGTGCTTAAGGAGGGTCTTAACAGGACatggcttctctcctgcactGAGGCTCCGGCCATCGCCTTGCTGTGTCATCCCCCATCCCTGGCAGCTCTTCGGCTGAGCATAGAGGGTGCGAACTCCAGCTTAAAGCGGCAGGAAGCGAAAGCTGCCTTACGCACAAATGTGGCGCAAAGGCATGTACAGGGCCACTTTACACCTGCACTCTCCGGtgaccctcctctccctcctcctctcatgACCCCCTGGCTGGTTGTGGCAGAGCTGGGAGCATGCGCACGTGTGGGGAAACAAGTGAGCGGCCAGCCACTCTAACCCTAACCTGTGCCTTTCCTGCACTTTGGCACTTGCTTGAGGTCTCCCTGCGTATGCGCACCCTCCCAGCTCAGGCACAGTCAGCCTGGGGGGTCACAAGAGGAGGAGATAGAGGAGATTCGGCCAAAGGAAAGCCTCCGCTGTGGCTGGCAATCCTGTGGCTGGCAATCCGCAGCCAGCCCTAATTTCCAAAAATATCCAAAAAACAAATAGAAGAGGTGAGGGGCGGGGCCaagcagtgatgggacagggagccacagaagaggcccaaagagctgcatgcggtTCCAGAGTCACAGGTTGCCGATACCTAGTTCAAGGGAAggcattacaggtagccctcaacttgcaGCCATTTAttttgactgttcaaagttgcaatggtgcTGAATGTACTTACTGACATTTTGGCTGATGAAGAGTTTCgcggtcacatgattgtgatctgGGCACTTAGCATCCATTtacagccagttgccaagctccctgtgatcatgtgatagtCATTTGCAGTATTTCTTGCTGGCTTTGCCAGAAAATCAGTGGAGAGGCTGGCAGGGAATCTTGCAAGTCACAGCCAACTGTCAGAGGACTTGCTCTGGTCTCTGGCTGAAAAAGGTCCACACCAAAATTTGTGCAGTGTTTTCAGCTTCACAAACTGAGGCCTTGCACACCCTCCcacatctcttcctccttcctccactTGGCAGCACTTGGGGTTCGcaccttcctgctggcttccccactgacttgatttgtggaagctggcaggaagttgcctcATTAACAACCAAGGcattaatttaataattgcaACTGGGACTGCCTAGATCGGGTGTCATtaacctgtggctccagagccgcttgcagctctttgggccctctgctgtggctctctgCCCCATCACTGGCTGGTCCTGCCCCTTACCCTTTCTTCCCAGTCACTCGCctagcctgagaaggtaagggcgacagcGGGTGTTGGTGGTGGTGAAGCTGCTGGAGCTTCTTGTTGGTCTTGGGCATGCCTCGGTCACTTGGGGAGATGCGCAATCTGCTCTCCGCCCCAAGACACTGCCCTGACCCAGCCGCAACCAATGCTAACATGAAggctggtggggtgggaatgagatccGGGGGGAAGGGATGGCAGAAAGGGGGACAGGCCCGCAGCACCCAGCTGCAGTTTAAGAAGCTCAGGGCAGCGGGAAAAGGGGACTGGCCCCACGGAACCTCGCATGCCTACCCCAGGGGTGAGGAAAGCTGAGGCTGGGCCAAGCTGGAGAGCTCTCCTTGGGGCTCTTCGCTActgcttttgtttcttctttttggaaatccaaactggctgaggaacgagTGCGAAGTGCAATGGAGGCTTCCCTTCTGGCAATTCTCCTCTTCTTGCGACCTCCTGGCCGGCTGTGGCAGGGCCGGAAGCATGCACATGAGCAGGGAGACCCACCTCAAGCGAGTCGGCGGGCTCGGCCAAAGCGCAGCAAAGGTGCACAGGGTGGCCGGACACTCGCTTGAGGGTATTCCCACTTGTGCACACAAACAGTAGCGAAGAGCTCCAAGAAGAGCTTGCTGGGCTTTCCAAGAGTGAgaagagacacagacacacagagagagagagagatacacacacagagagagagagacacacacacacagagggggagggggagagacatagatacagagGGAGAGACAAGGGAAGAGATAGAGGGGGGAAaatagagagggagggggaaaaatacaaagatacagggagagaggagggggagagacagagagagggaaagagaggaggggagataaggaggagagagagagggagggagagagagagagagagatggagagaaaaggCTTTTGTGATTcctggttctttgccctaatgaccggctgggtaggcatgacctgtgtgtgtgtgtcatgtgactgggagtgagtgatgtcgagttggccacgcccgcccaattttgtggctcccgatgtttttgtttctgtgggaaacgggtccaaatggctctttgagtgtttaaggttgcagacccctggcctagattgtCATCGCAAAATAAAGTAAGTGCACTTTATGACTTCatcgcttagtgatggaaattctggtttcaaTTATGGCCGTGGTAAGATTGTTTCTCTCTTCTTACAGAGAGCTTCAGGTCTGTTGCAGCCTACCCTCTCAGAAGGCTGAGTGAGCCAGCTGGACTCTGCAGGAAATAGCCTGTGTGCCCTGGGCAGTTGTTTGGCAATCCGCCAACTTGCAGACATTAGTGCTACCCTCCTTTGGACATCTAACTCCAAGCATAACCCTAACACAGCTCTGTCCTTGGTTTGGTTCCCTGTTCCTTCGGTCCAGAGAAGCAGGACGCTAGGAATAGCCCTTCTCCTCAGAGGCTGCTGCCTCCAGAACAGCCATACTTATTGAGCCTAGAGACAGGGAGCCCTGCCATGGGATAGCCTTCTCAGCAATTCTCATGTGACACAGCGGGACGGAAGTAATTACGATTCTACGCAAACTACTTTCCATACCTGTGGATCTTGCACAGTGGGATGTAAAAGtctattttcttttaatgactATGAATGGTGGTGGTTTCTTCTTGTGAATTCTATTATGAGATTAATTTTGCCTGCCAAGACAGGAAACTTTTTGGGCTGGAACTCAGTGGGTTTTAAAAACATGCCAAGGCATGGACAGGTCCTTGAGACTGCATGCTTGGGAGCCAATTACTCTATAATCCAATTCCATCAGTAGAACCAGGGCAGACAGACTGCTGCTTTAACCATTTTCAAATTCTGTAGCATGACTGCTACGCAACCAGAACTCCAAATGTAGACAAAGTTTGGTATTGCTGTAATCCTATTTTCAGCAGATATTAACAACAGATTACTtctgaatttttgttgctaacagTGGAATGTGGTTGTGGAGATTTTTCAGATCCTCAAATTTCAGATAATAGATGCCATTTTTTTagggaaggaaggagcagttTATGGTGCCTTTTAACAATTTTATTATAATGTATTGTAGCAAAACAATTTCTACAACAAGTTTGCCAATTCCATCTAAAATGAGTAGATGCAATAAGCAAATCAGTAACACTTATTTTCAAATGCATTGTTTTGCAATTGTGAATGTAAAATCCATGTGAACCCCTTCCCAATAGGTTGGGACTGTCTGTAGTGATACTGAAAACTGCAGAGGATTGGTAAGGAAAACATAGCTCTATGATTATCAAAGGAGTAaaaaaattatgaatatatttttattctaaaaattatgccggccacatgaccatggagacgtcttcggacagcgctggctctttggctttgaaacagagatgagcaccgacccccagagtcggcaacgactagcacgtatgtgcgaggggaacctttacctttatacaaaaaaaatatatacatactgtGACTGCTTTTCATCAAGGCGGCTCAGCAAGCTTAGAGCTGAGTGTAGACTGAAAGTTATTTGTTTGCTTAATAAACATGTATCTTCAAGTTAATTATTCCTTTAGGAGAACCAGGCTTTGGTCACACTAACACTTAACCAAGAGGCAAATAACTTGTAACTGAAATATAATGCAATGCACACAGGAGAAAGAACCCTCCACAAAGACACCGATACTCTAGTGGTGAAAAAAATCTGGTTCCCACAATGGATAGTATAACGGAGATGTGGCATATTTAAATAAAGCAAATTTTATGCTAGGAAcccttaagaaacagattgaaaaTAAAGCACAGTAAGAATGTTCCTGAAGCTGGAATATTGTAAGCAGTTCTAAGTtgatgcactgaaaaaagtttagAAAACATACAAGAGAGCGACCAAAACGGTTGCAGGGCTTGAACAACTCCATTGCAAGGAAGTCCAAACTTAACTCTCACTCAGAAAAAGGGAACTGGACTGAACCAGGGAGATGTTTTGCTTCCTCCAGTGAAGTTGATGGAGGGCAAGTGGCCGAaagaaagcattttttcacaTCAGGCGTCCGTAGTACAGGGCATTCGTTACTACAAGACTGGCTACTAGATTGCATGTGTGGAATTTGCAGGAAAGTGTAAATGTATTTCAGACTATGTACTTTCAAACAGTGAGGTTTAATTTTTGACTAGGATTGGACCTCAACTACAGGTTGTCgatctacaacagttcatttagcaactattcaaagttacatcactgaaaaaactgacgtTTTTCACaataatt
This genomic window from Ahaetulla prasina isolate Xishuangbanna chromosome 2, ASM2864084v1, whole genome shotgun sequence contains:
- the ARHGEF39 gene encoding rho guanine nucleotide exchange factor 39 isoform X3; this translates as MSADATGPLGHSRSSSPEGRAGWERKLRGRAEELLRTEGRYLEDLEGVATYFVVTLKAKGILKPDIHKILFGPWESICSTSRTLLFHLTRGHFALGLESFCHQLVFYVHYAENLEAAQNILKKLVKKNKAFSRFKKLQESRPELKGCRLEELLSLPLQRLHQYRHLLQDLVEHTPPESSGFDQLQGRRYLQEGWLMEVPSKGKEMQRRRCFLFSDILLLTKPCHPLHPWNSHKFACQAVYPLSHCVVEKVFGHTQSQGGLLSLSFPQKKLLLMSCDQEDFAKWHQNLVVAIRELQVCCSLPSQKAE
- the ARHGEF39 gene encoding rho guanine nucleotide exchange factor 39 isoform X2, whose translation is MSADATGPLGHSRSSSPEGRAGWERKLRGRAEELLRTEGRYLEDLEGVATVRRRMRRQAAAPLPRLSRVPGLPWMWTRSGTLLFHLTRGHFALGLESFCHQLVFYVHYAENLEAAQNILKKLVKKNKAFSRFKKLQESRPELKGCRLEELLSLPLQRLHQYRHLLQDLVEHTPPESSGFDQLQGSLKSVLEVLHRVQEIARVHENLLMMRQIQKQLKGRKTQVLAPGRRYLQEGWLMEVPSKGKEMQRRRCFLFSDILLLTKPCHPLHPWNSHKFACQAVYPLSHCVVEKVFGHTQSQGGLLSLSFPQKKLLLMSCDQEDFAKWHQNLVVAIRELQVCCSLPSQKAE
- the ARHGEF39 gene encoding rho guanine nucleotide exchange factor 39 isoform X1 — protein: MSADATGPLGHSRSSSPEGRAGWERKLRGRAEELLRTEGRYLEDLEGVATYFVVTLKAKGILKPDIHKILFGPWESICSTSRTLLFHLTRGHFALGLESFCHQLVFYVHYAENLEAAQNILKKLVKKNKAFSRFKKLQESRPELKGCRLEELLSLPLQRLHQYRHLLQDLVEHTPPESSGFDQLQGSLKSVLEVLHRVQEIARVHENLLMMRQIQKQLKGRKTQVLAPGRRYLQEGWLMEVPSKGKEMQRRRCFLFSDILLLTKPCHPLHPWNSHKFACQAVYPLSHCVVEKVFGHTQSQGGLLSLSFPQKKLLLMSCDQEDFAKWHQNLVVAIRELQVCCSLPSQKAE